The sequence AAACAGCACGCCGAAATCGCTACACCCATCAATTTTTGCCGATTCCTCTAGCCCGCTCGGCAAATTCATAAAAAAGCTCCGCAAAATAATCATGTTAAACGCGTTAATCGTCACAGGCACGATCAGAGCAAGCAATGAATCAATCAGCCCTGTTTGCTGGACAACGAGAAATGTCGGAATCATGCCGCCGTTGAACAGCATCGTAAAGACGATGAAAAACATGAGAAAACGCCGGCCGACTAAATCTCTCCGCGACAAGCCATAGGCGGTTAAAACGGACAACAGCATGCTCCACAACGTACCGCCTAACGTGACGCCGATGGAAACGCCCATGGAGCGCAGAAGCGTGTCTGTTGAAAAAATATAGCGATAGGCGTCTAAACTAAATTGTGTCGGGAACAGCAAAAAGCTGCGTTGGGCAATTTCAGCGCCTGTCGCAAACGAGCTGCCGATGACATGGATAAACGGCAAAATGCAAAGCAAGGCAATGATGCCTAGAATAATGATATTGGTCGCATTAAAAATGCGGCTTGATAACGATTTATCGCCAACCATAAAACAAACGCCCCCTTTCCTAGTAAATTCCTTCTTCTCCGTATCTCTTCGCCAGCCAGTTGGCCATCACGACAAGAATTAAGCCAACAACCCCTTTAAAAAAGCCAACGGCGGTACTGTAGCTAAATTGGCCTTGCCTCAATCCGGCTGTATAAACATAAGTGTCGAAAATTTCCGCCACTTCGCGGTTGGACGCATTTAATAGCAAATAGACATGTTCAAATCCTAATTCAAGCACATCGCCGATTTTCAAAATAAGCAAGACGATGATGACACTGCGGATCGCTGGCAGCGTAATATGCCACATTTGCCGGAAACGGTTGGCGCCATCCATTTTTGCCGCCTCGTATAACTGGGGATCGACTGCGGCAATTGCTGCTAAGAAAATGATTGTGCCCCAGCCAGCCTCGCGCCAAATAATTTGCAAAATGTACATTGGCCGAAACCATTCAGGGTTGAGCAAGAAATTGATTTGGTCAAACTGGAGCGCTCGCAAAATGTTGTTCACAATCCCGCCATCAAGCGTCAGCATGACATAGCTGATTGAAACGATGACGACCCACGACATAAAATGGGGAATGTAAATCATCGTCTGAATGCTGCGTTGGTACGCGCGGCTCCGCAATTCATTGAGCATGAGCGCCAGTATAATTGGCACTGGAAACGAAATACACACTTGCAACGCAAAGAGAACGAGCGTATTTTTAAAGATCATCCAAAAGTCGGGATCGGCAAACAGCCGGCGGAAATGGTCCAATCCGACCCACTCGCTTCCAGTGATGCCGAGATACGGTTTATAATCTTGAAACGCAATGATTAATCCATACATGGGAATATATTTATAGACAAAAAAATAGAGAAGACCCGGTGCAATCATTAAGTAAATCCATTTGTTCTTTTTGATTTTGCGCCATAGTTCCTGGCGCCTTTCTGCTTTTGTCCGGGTCCATTTTTTATTTGCCATTATCGGGCTGTCCATGGCACACCTCTTTCATTGAATATAAAGGGAGGCAAGCCTCCGCCGGATTAATCGGGCGGAAGCTTGCCAGCCCTTTCAGTCTGGATGATTGCTGCTTATTGCTGGTTGTATGACTCGTTGTACTCGCTGATCATGTCATCGCCGCCTTGGCTTCTCCACGTTTCAACTGCTTGCTCAAAGCCAGCGAGGTCGGTTTGTCCAAGGATATACTGGTACGTTGCATCGTTAATAATTTGCTGCAAACGTTCGCCATGTGTTTGCGCCGTTGGCGAATGAAGCGTCGTTGTCGGGTCGTGAACCAAATAAGACTCGTTATCAATTTCGAGTTCATCGGCCTTTAATTTGACTGGATAATGGCTTTGCCCTAAGTAGCGGCCATTTGTTTCAGCTTCGCCGATTTCAATCGATTGGTACGGTTTGACTTCGCGCTCCGTCCGTTGCGTATCTTCAATCGCAACGGCTTTGCCGTCTTCAATAGTGTAGTGCTCGTCTTCGATGCCCCAGTAAATTAAGTTTGCGTTCTCCGGCTCCATGAGCTGGTCATAGAAAGATAGAATGCTTTTTAACTCTTCTTCCGTTTGTACGGCTGATTTCGGGAATATCACCAAATTGCCGTAACCAGGAATCGCCCAAATGTTGTATTCGCCATCTGGCCCTTCGACATAGTTATGGACATCAAATTCTAAATCAGGATTGATTTGCGACGCTTCTGAATACAGCGTCAATACGTCGCCCATCGAGCCTACATAGATGCCCGCTGTTCCATTTTTTAAGAGCGCTTGTTGGTCTGGCTTGCTTGTAACTGGAAAGTCTTTGTTCATGTATCCGTTTTCATGAAGTTCTTTAAAAAAGTCTAACGTATCGATATACTCATCAAACATAAATTCTGGCAAAAGCTCGCCGTCTTTTTCGCCCCATCCATTTGGCGTCCCATGCCACGACGCGACTGTTTTAAAGGCCCCATAAACGAGGTCGTTCCGGTCTGTTAAGCCAATCGTGTCGTCGCGGCCGTTTCCATCAGGGTCGTCTTCTGTAAAAGCGCGCGCCATTTCTGCGAACTCTTCAATCGTTGTTGGCGCCTCTAGCCCAAGGTTGTCAGCCCAGTCTTTGCGATAGATGATGCCTGAACGCGCTAACGGACGGCCTTGGTAGAGCGCATATACTTTTCCATCAACCATTGTATTTTCCACGACTTCCGGCTTTAGTTTTTTCAAGTTCTCGTATTCATCTAAATAAGGGCCAATTTCCCAAAATTGTCCATCGCGGATCGCATCTTTAAACTGGTCATAGGTTGTTTGGTTTTTCATATAAACAGCTTGGGGCAACGTCCCTGTCGCAAACGCGGTATTTAACCGTTCTTCATAATTGCTGTCTGGCACCCATTGAATGTCGAGCTCTGTGTTTGTCGCCTCTTCCAATAAATGTTGGACTTCTTTTTCTGGCACTTCTGCTGTATGCAAATTAGCCATAATTGTAAATTTAAACGGGCCTTCTTCAGCAGAAGGCTTTTCTCCTTCAGAGGAAGCGCTTTCATTTTCGGCACCGCATCCTGCGATTGCTACTAAACTAACGCCAACGCTAAATGCTGCACACATTTGTTTCCAACTTGCCATTTGTAAACCCCCACCTTTTTGTTCATTTTTTCTCCGCTTCCCACCTGCTTGTTTTTTGGCTGCAGCCTTTTTTCTCTGCTTCCCATATTAGCGAGGCGCCGCATTTTTTTGAATAATCATTTGCCCATAATCCCAGCAGCAATCGGCGATTTGCGCCTCACCTAACAAAATGATTACTGCCGTTATGGGCCTGTTTTTTGCGTTTATACCGTCATTTTAATTGTTTTTGTTGCCTGTATTGGCCTGGCGTCATTCCAGTCATTTTTTTGAACGAGCGGATAAAGTTTTGCGAGTTGTTGTAACCAAGCTTTTCGGCAATCGTTTTGACTGGTTCTGATGTCTTCGCCAACCATTCCTTTGCTTTTTTCAAGCGATATTGGGCCAAATATTCACTAAACGTCATTGCCGTGCCTTCCTTAAAGACGCTGCTCAAGTAATTGGCATTGTAATGCAAGTCAGCTGCGCATTGTTCAAGCGTTACCGCTTGGTGGTAATGCTGGTGGATATAGTCGATCATTTTTTCTGACAAGTGTTGGAACTGAGATTCGCTCACTTGTTTGAAGGCTGATAACAATGGGTCAATCAGGCGACTGACAAACCAGTTTTTCATTTGTTCTTGGCTACGGACCTTTAAGCACTCTTGATAAAGGGTGCCTTCTGGCAAGAGCACGCCTTGATCGTGGCGCAATCCGCTTTCTTGGTATAGTTGCAGCATTCGGTTGAGCAACCGCATAAAGGAAACGCGGACTTCACCGAGATGATGGGCTCCTTCGCTAACCTCTGCCAGCAAGTGGTTAAACAAGTCATAAGCTTGTTTTTCATCGGCAAGACGGAGCGCTAGCAACAATTCTTCTTCCAAGTGTTCAGGGTACTGGAACATACTCGACTTTTCTTTCGCTTGGATGCTTTCATAATTAATAATGACGTTATCGACAAATTTAAGCCGATGGGTGAGTGCTTCTTTTGCTTCTTTAAAGGCGGTGCTCGTCTGGGCCATGTCTGTAAATGGGGCGCTAATGCCAATGCTGACATCGGTCTCTAAGTAATGATGCATAAATGATTTAAGCCGTTCGCTCCATTGGTAAATGACTGACTTCCCTTGTTCTTGGCTATCTGTTTCTAAGCCAATAAACAGGACAAGCAACTGGTCGACCCACACAGCGGGAAGACGGTATTCTTCGGGAATGGTGTCTTCAGCGACATTGAGCATCGCAAACGTAAGCAAATCCATTTCCTGTTGGTCTTCTTCTTTTTGAGGATGCTCGTAATGGACAACGAGCAAACTATAGGAATTCCACTTTGCCATTCGGCTGTCGAGCCCATAAAGTTTGAGCCGTTCTTGCCTTTCTGCTTCCGAGAAATGGCCTTGGTACAAACGCATTAAAAATAGCGTCATCGACTGTTTCGCATGGATGCTTAGTTCTTGTTCCAGCATCGACTTTGATGAGAAAAGCTCTTGCAGCGTATCTTCAATGACTTGGAACTCCGTCCGTCTTTTTCCAGTTGGCATGCCGTTCTCCTTTTGCGTAACTGCGGCAACAAGCTTTTGCACAGGCAAATACAATTTGCGTGAGAACAGCCATACAACGAGTGCTGACAGCAAAATGATCGCAAGCACAACGTAAAACGTAAACCAGCCAATGCTTTTTGTTTCAGCCATTAATTCGTCCATTGGTGTAACCGAGACATATTTCCAACCAGCAAATGTAGAAGATGAATAGGTAATAGCAAATGGCTCTTGATCTCGGTCAACCGTAAACTGGCCAGCTGCCTCCGTTGTCCACACTGGTTCTGAAAAGCCTAATTCAGCTAATGTTTTTCCGACTGCCTCCTCATCAGAGTGGACAATGATACGGTTATGTTCATCTAAAATCATCAACTCATCGTCCACTTCATCTCCGCCGATCATTTCTTGGATCGTGCACATCGGAATATTGGCAAAGACAAGCCCAAATTTCTCACTAGCACGCGCTGGCAATTTTTTTATAAGACTGAGACTATACGGACAATTCCGCCGTATGATCGGCTCTGTAAAAGAATCATTGGCTATCAATTTCCACGTCGTATCATACGGCAAATCAAAAAAAGTCATATAGCGTTCATAGTCTACGTGGCTGTCCAGGCGCCGAATGCCCTGATTGGTGGCAAGCCAATTCTGGTCTTTGTTTAACACAATCGTTTCCTCTACTTTTGTATCAAATGATTGCAGTTTGCTAAGCTCCGTCCGCAAATCTCGATAAACGAGAAAATCCTCGCCATCCAAAGGCGTGCGAATGGCCGCTTCCATCGTCGGCGACTCAATCGTATTATTTAAAGAATGGTGGACGGTTGTCAGCACCGTTTCAATATTTGCCTGGACTTGCCTCATCAATTGCAATTTTTCATTTTCAACCCTTTGTTCGGCCTGGTTCGTTGACTGGATATAAGCAAACACGCCAACGACAATAACCGGTATGGTGCTTAGCAGGCCACCATATAGCAGCAATTTCATCCACATGCTACGCTGCAATCAAAACACCCCTTTTTCGCATATATGAAAGCGCTTAAATTTCTGGTAAAGTGAAAGATACCGAGCAGGTCTCCCTTAAAGAAAGGAGTTTGATTATGGACCGATTGGCCATTTCCGTCCGAAGCCGCTCTATTTATGTACATTACAACTGCAAGATAAAACCGCCGTTTGATATGAACCATTACCATCTCCATAACGATTTTGAGTTTCATTGGCTGGAAGAAGGCGAGCGTCTGTTCATGTCCAAAAACGGCTCGATCTTGTTAAAGAAGCACACACTATTAATTATTTCACCCCACTTCATCCATAGAATGAAAGCCGCTCCTGTACCTGAACATGCCCGTTATGTCGTTAATTTCCAACCAGCGATTCTCTCAAACGATTTAAAAAAACTGGCTAAACCGCTGCTGTCCCCTGCTTTTACCGTTTTGCAAATTCCGCAAAAGCGGGCAGATGGGTTTAATCAGCTTTTTATGCAGCTTCTTAAAGAGTACAACAGTCCTGCTACGAAGGAAAGCCTTCTTTATCAGCAATCGCTGCTGTCACAGCTGTTAATTGAAAGCAAGCGGGCGCTTGATTTTACGCTGCACATGGAGCAACAGCCGTTGCCAGCCCTTTCCGAACAAACACGCGTGGCATCACAGCTAATTCAGCACATTGAACGGCATTATCAGGAGCGGTTGGACCTTAATCGGCTTGCCTCTCATGTCCACTTAAGCCCTTCATACGTAAGTCGGCTATTCAAACATGTTACAGGCACTCGTTTAAGCGAGTACATTCAAAAAGTCCGCATTGCAGAGGCTTGCAAACTGTTGGGAGAGTCGAGTTTGCCTGTTAAAGTCGTCTGCCAGAGAGTCGGCTTTGCCAGCCTCGAACATTTTCATCGCGTCTTTAAACGTATAATGGCGGTGTCGCCGATTCAATACCGTCATTCCTATTTGCACAAAAATAGGCAACCTTTAGGTGGCAAATAAACAAAATTAGTCAATTTTTCTTTGTTATGCTAAAGGCAACTTATCTAAAGGAGGATGGTCATTTTTGAAAGCGCTTAAACGAATGTCTAAACTTGCTATTTCCGGATTATGTGCTGGCTTTTTCGTTATGCTGGCGTCCACGACTGCCGCCGCAGAAGAAGCAACGGTTTCCAACGAAACGATCATTAAACAAGCCAACCATCTGTTGACTTGGCAAATGGACCATGGCGGCTGGTCGAAAGACATGCCGCAAATGTATACGCGAGACTGGAACGGCAGGGAAGCAAAATCGGTTTGGACTTCAAATGGACAAGAACTTGGAACGATTGACAATGATGCCACCGTCGATGAAATTCGCGTTGTTGCCGAAGCGTACCAACTGACAAAAGACGAACGCTTTAAAGCAAGCGTCCACAACGGCATTGATTTCCTTTATAAACTCCAATATCCGAGCGGCGGCTTTCGCCAAGTGTATCCACAACGGGGCAGCGACCCGTCCAGTTCCGTCTGGTACTCCAATTATGTCACTTTTAACGACCATGCGATGGTCAACGTCCTCCGCTTGCTTGAAGACGCCCGCCAAGGAAAAGCGCCATTTGGAGGCGACTTATTCAACGATTCACAGCGTCGGGAAATGGCCGCTTCAATTGAGGGCGGATTGGATTATATTTTACGAGCCCAAATCGTCGCAAACGGCAAAAAAACCGCCTGGGGCCAACAACATGACCCTGTGACGCTGCAACCGCAGCAAGGACGTGCTTATGAGCATCCTTCGATTGCAACAGATGAATCGGTAGGCATTGTCCAATGGTTGGAAGAACAGCCAAACCAATCAGCTGCTGTCCGGGAAGCGGTCGCTGCGGCACGGGCGTGGATGGATGAAGCACGTGTCGCTGATACACGCTACGAACGCCGCGTCGAGCCCCATTTTTTCCATGAGCCTGGGGCAGAGACATGGTATCGTTTTTATCAAATCGGCACCAACCGCCCGATTTTTTCAGGGCGTGACGGCGTCATCCACCATGACATTATGAACGTTGAACAAGAACGACGTTATGGCTATGCTTGGGCTGGGAATTGGCCGCAAAAGCTTCGTTAATGAGTCGTTCATAAACGGTAAACATTGATTTTTAGGTTTGTCGACAAAAAAGGCGCCTGTCAGCCGAAACGAGGAACCTAGTAAAGAT is a genomic window of Shouchella clausii containing:
- a CDS encoding carbohydrate ABC transporter permease, which gives rise to MVGDKSLSSRIFNATNIIILGIIALLCILPFIHVIGSSFATGAEIAQRSFLLFPTQFSLDAYRYIFSTDTLLRSMGVSIGVTLGGTLWSMLLSVLTAYGLSRRDLVGRRFLMFFIVFTMLFNGGMIPTFLVVQQTGLIDSLLALIVPVTINAFNMIILRSFFMNLPSGLEESAKIDGCSDFGVLFRIVIPCSLPAIATISLFYAVTYWNTYMHAILYINDPDKWPVQVLLRQIVVLATGLNYDGSEYTSVPPPEISVKMAVIVVATIPVLLVYPFLQKYFAKGALIGSMKG
- a CDS encoding ABC transporter permease, which produces MDSPIMANKKWTRTKAERRQELWRKIKKNKWIYLMIAPGLLYFFVYKYIPMYGLIIAFQDYKPYLGITGSEWVGLDHFRRLFADPDFWMIFKNTLVLFALQVCISFPVPIILALMLNELRSRAYQRSIQTMIYIPHFMSWVVIVSISYVMLTLDGGIVNNILRALQFDQINFLLNPEWFRPMYILQIIWREAGWGTIIFLAAIAAVDPQLYEAAKMDGANRFRQMWHITLPAIRSVIIVLLILKIGDVLELGFEHVYLLLNASNREVAEIFDTYVYTAGLRQGQFSYSTAVGFFKGVVGLILVVMANWLAKRYGEEGIY
- a CDS encoding extracellular solute-binding protein, whose protein sequence is MASWKQMCAAFSVGVSLVAIAGCGAENESASSEGEKPSAEEGPFKFTIMANLHTAEVPEKEVQHLLEEATNTELDIQWVPDSNYEERLNTAFATGTLPQAVYMKNQTTYDQFKDAIRDGQFWEIGPYLDEYENLKKLKPEVVENTMVDGKVYALYQGRPLARSGIIYRKDWADNLGLEAPTTIEEFAEMARAFTEDDPDGNGRDDTIGLTDRNDLVYGAFKTVASWHGTPNGWGEKDGELLPEFMFDEYIDTLDFFKELHENGYMNKDFPVTSKPDQQALLKNGTAGIYVGSMGDVLTLYSEASQINPDLEFDVHNYVEGPDGEYNIWAIPGYGNLVIFPKSAVQTEEELKSILSFYDQLMEPENANLIYWGIEDEHYTIEDGKAVAIEDTQRTEREVKPYQSIEIGEAETNGRYLGQSHYPVKLKADELEIDNESYLVHDPTTTLHSPTAQTHGERLQQIINDATYQYILGQTDLAGFEQAVETWRSQGGDDMISEYNESYNQQ
- a CDS encoding helix-turn-helix domain-containing protein is translated as MQRSMWMKLLLYGGLLSTIPVIVVGVFAYIQSTNQAEQRVENEKLQLMRQVQANIETVLTTVHHSLNNTIESPTMEAAIRTPLDGEDFLVYRDLRTELSKLQSFDTKVEETIVLNKDQNWLATNQGIRRLDSHVDYERYMTFFDLPYDTTWKLIANDSFTEPIIRRNCPYSLSLIKKLPARASEKFGLVFANIPMCTIQEMIGGDEVDDELMILDEHNRIIVHSDEEAVGKTLAELGFSEPVWTTEAAGQFTVDRDQEPFAITYSSSTFAGWKYVSVTPMDELMAETKSIGWFTFYVVLAIILLSALVVWLFSRKLYLPVQKLVAAVTQKENGMPTGKRRTEFQVIEDTLQELFSSKSMLEQELSIHAKQSMTLFLMRLYQGHFSEAERQERLKLYGLDSRMAKWNSYSLLVVHYEHPQKEEDQQEMDLLTFAMLNVAEDTIPEEYRLPAVWVDQLLVLFIGLETDSQEQGKSVIYQWSERLKSFMHHYLETDVSIGISAPFTDMAQTSTAFKEAKEALTHRLKFVDNVIINYESIQAKEKSSMFQYPEHLEEELLLALRLADEKQAYDLFNHLLAEVSEGAHHLGEVRVSFMRLLNRMLQLYQESGLRHDQGVLLPEGTLYQECLKVRSQEQMKNWFVSRLIDPLLSAFKQVSESQFQHLSEKMIDYIHQHYHQAVTLEQCAADLHYNANYLSSVFKEGTAMTFSEYLAQYRLKKAKEWLAKTSEPVKTIAEKLGYNNSQNFIRSFKKMTGMTPGQYRQQKQLK
- a CDS encoding AraC family transcriptional regulator, giving the protein MDRLAISVRSRSIYVHYNCKIKPPFDMNHYHLHNDFEFHWLEEGERLFMSKNGSILLKKHTLLIISPHFIHRMKAAPVPEHARYVVNFQPAILSNDLKKLAKPLLSPAFTVLQIPQKRADGFNQLFMQLLKEYNSPATKESLLYQQSLLSQLLIESKRALDFTLHMEQQPLPALSEQTRVASQLIQHIERHYQERLDLNRLASHVHLSPSYVSRLFKHVTGTRLSEYIQKVRIAEACKLLGESSLPVKVVCQRVGFASLEHFHRVFKRIMAVSPIQYRHSYLHKNRQPLGGK
- the pelA gene encoding pectate lyase produces the protein MKALKRMSKLAISGLCAGFFVMLASTTAAAEEATVSNETIIKQANHLLTWQMDHGGWSKDMPQMYTRDWNGREAKSVWTSNGQELGTIDNDATVDEIRVVAEAYQLTKDERFKASVHNGIDFLYKLQYPSGGFRQVYPQRGSDPSSSVWYSNYVTFNDHAMVNVLRLLEDARQGKAPFGGDLFNDSQRREMAASIEGGLDYILRAQIVANGKKTAWGQQHDPVTLQPQQGRAYEHPSIATDESVGIVQWLEEQPNQSAAVREAVAAARAWMDEARVADTRYERRVEPHFFHEPGAETWYRFYQIGTNRPIFSGRDGVIHHDIMNVEQERRYGYAWAGNWPQKLR